In Eulemur rufifrons isolate Redbay chromosome 15, OSU_ERuf_1, whole genome shotgun sequence, the genomic stretch TATTCAATGCACAAGTGGCattttctccacacacacaaaaaagggcTAATCTGCCAGCCAAGGCCTCCACAGCGATTGAACTCATCACATAGCAGAACTACAAAACCACAGGGTCCTCCCCGACATCCTGGCGGCGAGAGGAAGTGCTGCCACCCCACTTCCCGGGCATAGAGCCAGCTTCTGCTCCCGGTAGGACGGGCAGCGCTGGCTCACCCCCTCTTACACAGCTCCCCTCATCACCAGGGCCCCGCACTAGacctccccaccctgcaccccaccctCACAGCGTGCCAAGCACCAGGTGACTCTCACGCGCCAGGCCTCTTCTGTCCAAGCACCCTCAGACCTCCCATGAAACACCCAGACCTTCGCTGCAGTTCCCTCAGACTGACAGGAAGACAGCCTGACTGAACGCAGTCATGCTGATACAGGAGTGTTTGCTAGCTCCTTTTAGCCTGCCAGAAGCATTTTAAAGGAAGATGTTTCCTAACGCCAGTGAATCTCTAATGGGTTGAACCCCAGGTAATTCAGCAAACTGCAGTGAACAATTCCAGCCATGTCAGAGAGTGTTTTAGAGCAGAGGATACTAGCTCTGCCCAGGAACATACCTTGAAAAATTCCCCTCATGTAAGTGTACTTTACACACACTTCTTCTCCTCCATTTCTAATCCATGAAATCCCAAAATGCCTGGGAgggttcattttgttttttaacaatagAGTCCTGCTCACAACAGCCATGGTGGTCACTTGCTAATCTGAAAACACCTTGAATGCTTTTTTCATCAGCTTTGTGTATGACACAAGACAGAAATATTTCAATTACATGTGACtaagagtaagaaaaatatacaactatatttaaaacacttaaatTAACAAGATAGTACTTTTCCATTCTAACAAAATATCATACATTCAGTTTAAACAAGAGTTAACATCCAGACACACTTTTTCAAAATACCTGATGTTAGTTGAAAATTAGTGACCACAAGGCTTTCCAAGATATCTCTAATTAATGAAGTGTGTACAATTTTAAAGCATTGTACATTCTTTTCTGGAAGATAGACATTGAACAGGTCAAAATGCAAACTGATGTATCTCTCATAAACTTAAATCTCGTTGCTTCACTTTTCTGAATGATACTTTGGCTGTCAGCAAATCTTATTGCTTCTTTCCCTTAAAGACAATAATATATAACAACAACGACACCCCTCACGAATAACCATAAACCTCTGTGAGTGTAATAAGCCCTATCAAAACACGTCCATGTGTTTCTGTATTAATTGACCTATACTGAGACTGTTAAGAAGAAGGGAATTATTCAAGTGTAACAGACCTACACTTAAACCTCTCCTGTGAAAGAGCATCAGACACTTGTCACATGTTATTTCAAAGTCAAAGCTGCTACACTTACAAATATGGTATGTAgccttaaaaatcaaaacaaagatgTTGCCTCCACTGGCTTTTTCAGGTAGAGAAGTTGGACCACAAACCAACACATCTGTATGACAAGAGCCACCAATTttagcccccctccccccaaaaggaACAATGCCACCAGTTCCTCACAATGACCATAACATTTCTGGCCACGATTCCAATTTACAGAGTGTGTCTCCATGTTCTGTCTCTGGGGAAGCAAGAAGAGAAGGCTCTACCCATTTCCCTCCTGTGCCCCCACAAGCCAGCACCCTAAGACCCTCTGCATTTGTTCCCATCCGATTATTTCAAACTTCCAAAAAGGGCAGTATACAactttccaaaaaaagaaaaaaaaacaaccaatgCATTCCATAATACTGTGGATGAAATCAGAGAGGCTGTCCGCTGCGAAGCAAGGCACTTGggagcaggggccaggcaggagccCAGAGCGGCGCGGCTCTCAGTGAGTCAACAGCTTCAGCCGAGTAAACCAGCTGACCAGCAGGGACGGTTCTGTGGACGAGGACTTTGAGGCCGAGGAGACAGCTTTCTTTTTGGTCCCTTCCTCCTGGAACGGAATCGTGGCGCTGTTGTGGAGATCGGAATTGATGTAGCACCTGCTCCCTCGGATGTAGTCTGCACCTCGGACCAGATGCCGCTCCGTCGTGGGTCTGCAGAACCGGTACGGGGCAGAGGAGCTCTCTTCGATGATCGGAGGAATCCGCTCGTTACTGAAATACCGGCAAAGGGCATCTTCCCCTGTTTTCAGACAAAGCCCATAAGTCCATTAAAGTCACAATCCGCTGCACTACGGTGCTTTTCGGGGGACCCTCGGCTGGCCTACACTTCTGCCGCCACTCTCACAGCGGGCACTATGCCCTGCTTTCCAACCTGGATGGGCTACGAGACCTCGCACGTGGCCAAGCCCACCCCACGGGTGCTCAGAAAGCGGAAATGGGAGAGGTTCTTCATGCTTTAGGTTGTGTTAGCCCCTGAGAGGTAACGAAACGGCAGAGCAGACTCAGAGAGCCTGTACTTCTTAACTGGTGTAAGAATTTTCATAATTTCACTTGAAATCGTAAAACAATGACAGCAAGTCACATGATTCCCATCTGTCCTTGCTCATGCCTACAGCAGGAAGCACAGGGCACACTGTCACTCGGAATAAAGGGCAGGCACTATTCTCCTTTAGCATCTGGCGATCAAAGATTTTAACGCCCTACAGCGCTTGCAACATTCCTGAACATGGAAGAATGGTCCTACCCTAAATGCCAGGAGACCCCCTAGGATGGGGGGATGTTTAAGAAACtgactaaaaatgaaaattcaggatACGTTGGCAACCTGTATTATTcttttgacccagaaattctactctcCAAAACGTGCAGAGATCTATGTATATGGATACTTGCAGAAAAATTTATAGTTGGGaggaataaaagcaaataatctaAATTTCCAACTGTAGCAGACTAAATAGGTGCTACACAGCCATAAGATGGAATATTAATGCAGCTACATAAAATACATGGTCTAGATAATATTCACTTTACATAATGTTATTGAACAtctatttcttccattttgcacatttttctaatTGTATAAGTGTAAATACAGGAACAAACAGAAACCACACGAAACATTAACAATGATTATTTCTAGGTTACGGAAGCAGATTCCAggtcagttttattttctcatgcCTTCCAGATGGTTTTCaatgtgtttgttttgcttttgtaatCAAAGGggaaaattcacttttaaaaggTACCCATTGTCAAAAAGCCACAAATTTGTATacatctatttatatgaaatgtccagaataggcaaatgcaTAGACACAAAGTAGATCAATGACTGtcgggggctggggaaggagggaattgGATGTGACTGCTGAaaggtatggggtttctttttggtgtggtgaaaatgttctggatTTAGTTAGTGGAGATTGATGCAcaaatctgtgaatatactaagaaCCACCTAATTGTACACTTTAGAAGAGTGAACTTTATGCTATGAGTTATAacccaataaagctgttattttttttaaagtggccaTGTGCAGATAGGtatcttttattctaaaataatcaTGCAGGAAAATTGTGGAAGGACGAGTGGGGTAGGGCACATAATTTTCCATTTCCCAATTTCACGCTCCTCAACCCCCACATTTCATCTCtcaatatataaaagaaacaaaaggctaAATCCAGGTTCATAAGAATGGCAATGAAGCTGCTAACGTTTCTAAGTCTAAACAAAGGACAGCCCTGCCACCTGCTGACTGCTCCACAGATATTCACATGTTAACCAAGGGTATCTTGAACCATACATAGGCACTTCGTCTCTTTCTCACTTCAGCATAACCCAGGTGATATGGGTACTTCAGTGACAAAATTTACCAAGTCCCTGGCAGATGTCAGGGGCTTATCCCTTTGCAAGGTTAGGcctccagaatttttttcttctcccttttacTATCTAAAGCCTACTGTACTTTAACTTTTCACCTGCTCTTTGTTTCAACACTGCAAAAACAATGTTATAATGTTTTGCCAATGTTTATAATCAAGCGTTAttatctggcaaaaaaaaaaaaagaatgttttcaaacATTTCCCTCAACACTAGTATAACAAGCAGTAACTTTGATTACAGGGTGAATTAAAcacaaatttcttttcaaatagtaATTACTCTCTAACACAAGAaggatctgaaagaaaaaaaatccatgttccTGTTCATGGGAAATCAAACAGACTCCAATAATAATAGTCATAAAATTTAGGATAAGACTgtataatgaataatttatttctccttgtttAAAAATTAGGCCATTAACGTCTACAACCTTTTTATAACACACAAGGCTAACTAAGAGATTTACAATCACTAGTGAGGATTATGTAATTTTGCCATTCTAGAAATAAGTAGGATTTGAGAGACCTTCCTTCAGCCGTTCTGATTGTATAAAGGGGAAAATGGGACCCAGAGACATTAAGTACTCTATCTGGTTATTACAACACATTTAGGAATAGAACTGAAACTAAGGCCTGGGTCTTCTGACTCCCGTTTGGAGCCTTTGGGTTTGCTGATATTAAACGTACCTTTCCTGCCGTGACCTCGAGGTCTGGCAAAAGGGTCCACAATCCCCATCCAGTTCCCATCCGCAGGCATGGACAAGGGCCTGGGCTTGCCTTCAGAAGGACGAGAAGGAAGATGACAAGGTTGACAAGTTTGGGGACTTTAGAGAATCCTTCCCTTTATTTATAACTTAGATCCCACAATATCATACCCACTTAAGTAGAAGCAATAGCAAATTTTCAAATAAGCCAAGTATTTGAAAGCACTGTGTTTCCACAGCAAGCAGTTAGGACAGAGGCGTGCTAAACTTGAGTCTGCATCTAGGGAGCAAAGCAACTCCAAAGTTAAAGCCCAGGCACTGAAAGTTAAAACTGTAATATGATCTCACTCAGCTGGGCTTTGATGCCAGGCAGAGCAATGACTCAACAAGGCTTCACTTTAGGGAGATGAATAAAGGTCTCATACTTAGAATTTCATTGAGGTTTATGTTTTCCTCGGATTACCCTTAAAGTCTGCCAAATTCATCCAACAGTTCCAAataaggggggggtggggaagagaagtAAAAGCCAACTGCAGAACAAAGCAAACACTCGGGAAACTTACCATAAGATGgtgttttctctctcatttttgtgGGCAGAATATTGGTTTCTACTGAATACCCAGGCAACTGATCGGAATCAGCGATGGTGAACCTTCGTCTCCGGCTCTCCTGGTCCAAGAAGGAATTCGGGGACTCCGAACCCTTAGGACCAGGCAGTGGTTGTTTACACTTACTGAATCCTCCATAAACAAAACTCCCATTCTCATCCCTGGAAGATAATGTGCAATAATTAAGTTACTTACAAAGATTCTCTCATCCTGAAGAATTACAGGAATCATGCTATGTCCAGCACACgctgagaaaatttaaattctcCTTTGCCCCTGGAGGAAAAAGCATTCCTTTTTTCAACCCCAGTTGCCCCTCATATGCATACAGATCTTATTAAATAAGAACAACTACCATGATCCTATTAAATAAgagtaaatgtaattttttccACACCTGTCTAAACAAATATAGCTTTGAAAAAATAGCTCTAGTTTTCCTGTGTTTCTCTCCTATAGTTTGAATCTCCTGTGTACTGCAGCAATCGCACAGTAAGGTATGATCTATCAAACCATTTTTCTCATGCCAAGAGTAGTATCTTTGCCAATATCCAGCAAGAAAAGACTCTTGATGTACAATGAAGTTGTTAGAtttgaaaattatgttaaaaaacaCAAAGGGGCCTTTATAGTAACCAATGGAGAGTGACTCTTTTAGGCACTAAATACTACAGAAATCAGCAAAAGTGGGATCACCAATTGCATCCTAATTCTGTcagttaataataaaatttaaaactaatgtTGGCTGAGTCCAAGTGCCAGCTGGCTAAACTGTTTGCATTTAGTAAATTCCATTAGGCGATCAGTACAAAAACTACTAGACAAAATACAGAATCAACTGAGTCCCAAAGCAATCTAATGATCAGCCTTGCCTGTGTGTGGTATTCACAGGTGGGCCTGGCACTCCGCCTACCCCTCCCACCCAAGAATCTATCTCCTTCCACACCTTTAAACCCAGCG encodes the following:
- the CNKSR3 gene encoding connector enhancer of kinase suppressor of ras 3 isoform X3 translates to MDFSSVIFDCLIAEMEDKVLTVVKVLNGICDKTIRSTTDPVMSQCACLEEVHLPNIKPGEGLGMYIKSTYDGLHVITGTTENSPADKSQKIHAGDEVIQVNRQTVVGWQLKNLVRKLRENPTGVVLLLKKRPTGSFNFTPAPLKNLRWKPPLVQTSPPPTTTQSPESTMDASLRKEKPAILDLYIPPPPAVPYSPRDENGSFVYGGFSKCKQPLPGPKGSESPNSFLDQESRRRRFTIADSDQLPGYSVETNILPTKMREKTPSYGKPRPLSMPADGNWMGIVDPFARPRGHGRKGEDALCRYFSNERIPPIIEESSSAPYRFCRPTTERHLVRGADYIRGSRCYINSDLHNSATIPFQEEGTKKKAVSSASKSSSTEPSLLVSWFTRLKLLTH